The genomic interval CGGGTCGTGCACCACCGCGCCCGGCTCACCGCGCGGGACGAGGGTGCCCCGCGGGGTGTACGCGCGGTCGGCGAAGGCCTCCTGAACGGCGGGCAGTCCGGCCTCGGCCGCACGGTCGAGCAGCCGCGATCCGGGCAGCCCGAGCACGGCCAGGTCTCCGCCCGCGAGCCGGACGCCCGCGACGACGGCGGCGGCCTGGTCGTCGTCCCAGACCGCCCGGTTGTAGAGGGCGCCGTGCGGCTTGACGTACGAGACGGTGGACCCGGCGGCCTCCGCGAAGACCCGCAGCGCGCCGATCTGGTAGGCGATCTCGGCGGTCAGCTCGGCGGGCGGCACGTCCATCGACCGGCGCCCGAACCCGGCCAGGTCCCGGTAGGAGACCTGCGCCCCGATCCGTACCCCGCCGGCCGACGCCGCGTCGCAGACCCGCCGCATCACGGAGGCGTCGCCCGCGTGGAAGCCGCAGGCCACGTTGGCACTCGTGACACAGGCGAGGAGCGCGTCGTCGTCGGTCAGGGTCCAGTGGCCGAAGCCCTCGCCGAGGTCCGCGTTGAGATCCATCATCACGGGCGCACGGTAATGACAGTCCAGCGGGGCGACAAGGGGCCATCCGGGGGCCGGACGGGCGGCCCCCGTCCCGGAGCCGCCCGTCCTAGAGTCGTCCCATGACGGACAGCCCCCGCCCGCACGACTCCCCTTCCCGCGACGCCGACCCCGGCGGCACCGGACTCGACAAGGCCTCGTCCCACGACGCCCGCCTCCGCGCCCGGTGGCGCGACACGCTGCTCGCCGCGCGCGCCGGGGCGGACGGCCCCGATCCGTTGCCGTACGCCGAGAACCTCCTCGCCCGCTGGGCCGAGCCGCAGCGCCGCTACCACACGACCGCCCACCTGGCCGCGGTCCTGGACGGCATCGACACCCTGGCCGGGCACGCCGACGACGTGCACGCGGTACGCCTCGCCGCCTGGTTCCACGACGCGGTGTACCGGCCCGACCGGACGGAGAACGAGGAGCGCAGCGCCGCCCTCGCCGAGCGGGCGCTGTCCGAGGCGGGGGTGCCGGAGGCGGTGGTGGCGGAGGTCGCCCGGCTGGTCCGCCTCACCGTCACGCACGACCCGGTGGACGGCGACCGCAACGGCGAGGCGCTGTGCGACGCCGACCTCGCGGTCCTGGCGGGCGGCCCGCAGGAGTACGGGGCGTACGCGGCCCGGGTCCGGGAGGAGTACGGCTTCGTCCCGGACGGAGCGTTCCGGGAGGGCCGGGCGGCGGTGCTGCGGCAACTCCTCGACCTGCCGAGGCTGTTCCGTACCCCGCACGGCGCGGCGGAGTGGGAGGCCCGGGCCCGGCACAACCTGGCGACGGAGCTGGACCTGCTGACGTCGTCCGGCGCCGGCTGACCGTCTGTCCGCCCCGCCGACCGGTGACGACCGACCGGTGACGACCGCCCGGCGACGACCGACCGGTGACGATCGCCCGGTGACGATCACCCGGTGAATGTTCCGGTTCGTTCACGGTGTCGTCCCGGTCGCGCCCTGGCCCGACCGGTGGGGCCCGGCGACCGCTAACGTCTCGCATCGCAGATGCACACACGACTCCACGGGGGTACAGCGACATGTCCAAGGGACTCGGCACGACGGTCGGCAGATCCTCCCGGCGGCGCGTACTGCGCCTGGCCGGCGGCGGGATCACGATGGCAGCGCTCGGAGCCGGGCTGACCGGCTGCGAGGACGAGCTCGCGACGGGCGGCGAAGACAGCACGCCGCCGCCCAGCGCTTCCCCCGAGGACGGGAAGGCGCCCGAGGACGGGAAGGCCCCCGAGCCGCTGTGGACGAAGTCGACGTCGGCCCAGACCTACGGGGACAACGACGAGCTCGTGGCCGTGGACGGCGTGGTGATCGCGAGCGGCGATCCGCTGACCGCCTTCGACAGTGCGACCGGCGAGGAGCGGTGGTCGCTGCCGGGCGGCGCGGTGCCCGGGGCGCCGCTGCTGCTCGGCGACGGCACGCTGTACCTGGAGAGCGGCAAGTACGACGGCAGCGTCGCCGGCTACGTCCCCGGGTCCGGCAAGGAGGCCTGGCGCAGCCGCCTCGGCAAGGAGTACCGGCAGCCGAGGCCGGTCGCGGTGGACGCGGAGCAGGTGTACGTCATCGCCGAGATCCTGGAGGCCGACGGTTCGTCCCGCACCAATGTGATCGCCGCGCTGAACAGCGGTACGGGCAAGGTCGCCTGGAAGGAACAGCGCGACCTCGGCACCCAGCAGAACGGCGTCCACGCCGCCGTACAGGGCCGCTATCTCGTCTACACCGACTTCAAGAACAACCTCACGGTCCGCGACACCGCCACCGGCAAGCAGGTGTGGACACAGAAGACGACGAAGACGAGCTACGGGCCGTTCGTCGTCCACCAGGATCTGGTGATCGTCCCGCAGGGGCAGCGGCTCCAGGCCTTCGCGCTGTCCGACGGGTCCGAGAAGTGGTCCGTGCGGGCCGAGGAGTTCACCACCTTCCGGGAGCCGACCCTCCTGGAGGACGTGCTCTACATCGCGGACAGCGGCCGCACGCTGTGGGCCGTCGAGCCGGGGACCGGCAAGAAGGTCTGGCAGTCCACGGCCCTCAAGGACGCGGGCGGGCAGGTGCCCCGGCAGTTCGTCAAGGTGGGCGGCACGCTCTACGGGGCCACCGACCTCGACAAGCAGGGCGGCGTCCACGCCTTCGACGCGAAGGCCGGCGGACTCCGCTGGACGTTCAACGACAAGTCCGGCGATTACCACGCCTGGCTGGTGGCCACCGACGGCAAGCGGGTCTTCGCCCTGCACGGCAAGAAGCTGCACGCCCTTCCTGCGTAAGCCGCACGCCCTTCCGCATGACGCGGGTAGGAAGCCTTCCCGCATGACGCGGGTGTGAAGCACGTGTGAACAGGCACGTTCTCGTCCGACGCCGGGAATGCGGAGGCGCTCTCCGGCGTTGGGACGAGTCATGCCCGACTCTCCCTCCCGCCGCGCACCCATGCCGCTGGCCGTATACATTCTCGGCCTCTCGGTCTTCGCCCTCGGCACCAGCGAGTTCATGCTGTCGGGCCTGCTCCCGCCCATCGCCGACGACATGAACGTGTCGATCCCGCAGGCCGGACTCCTCATATCCGCGTTCGCGATCGGCATGGTGGTCGGCGCCCCGCTGCTGGCCGTCGCCACGCTCCGGCTGCCACGCCGCACCACGTTGATCGCGCTGATCTCGGTGTTCGGCCTCGGCCAGATCGCCGGTGCGCTGGCCCCGACGTACGAGATCCTCTTCGTCTCCCGGGTCCTGAGCGCACTCGCCTGCGCGGGCTTCTGGGCCGTCGGTGCGGCCGTGGCCATCGCGATGGTCCCGGTGAACTCGCGGGCGCGGGCCATGGCCGTGATGATCGGCGGGCTGTCCGTCGCGAACGTGCTGGGCGTGCCGCTGGGGGCCTTCCTCGGCGAGCACTTCGGCTGGCGTTCGGCGTTCTGGGCGGTCGGCGCGGCCTCGGCGGTGGCCCTGGTCGGCGTCGCCACGCGCATCCCGCACATCCCGCTGCCCGAGAAGAAGCCCGAGCTGAAGCGGGAGCTGGCGATCTACCGGGACCGGCAGGTCTGGCTGGCCATCGTGATCACGGCGCTCGCGGCGGGTGGGGTGTTCTGCGCGTTCAGCTACCTGGCGCCGCTGCTCACGGACGTGGCGGGCCTCGACTCGGGCTGGGTGCCGTGGATCCTCGGCCTGTTCGGTGCGGGCGCGCTGATCGGCACGGTGATCGGCGGCCGGGTCGCGGACGCGCACCTCTTCGGGGTGCTGCTGAGCGGCATCACGGCTTCCACGGTCTTCCTGGTGGCGCTGGCCCTCTTCGCCTCCAGCCAGGTCGCGGTCATCGCGCTGGCGTTCCTGCTGGGCCTGTCCGCCTTCTTCACGGCCCCCGCGCTGAACGCCCGGATGTTCAACGTGGCCGGAGCCGCCCCGACGCTGGCCGGGGCCACCACGACGGCGGCGTTCAACCTGGGCAACACGAGCGGCCCGTGGCTCGGCGGCACGGTGATCGACCTGGACTTCGGCTTCGCGTCCACGGCGTGGGCGGGCGCGGCGATGACGGCCCTGGCCCTCGCGGCGGTGGGGGTGGCGCTGCGCCTCCAGCGCGGCGGCGGCGAGAGCGGCGGGTCTCGGTCGCGGCTGATCGCGAAGGGCGCGGCGGCCCGTGAGGCGGACGTCCCTAAGGACGGCCGCCCGGCGCCGGCCGCCCCTTCGGCCTCCTCAGTCCCGCATCCGTCAGGCGCCTGACCAGCTCCTTCGAGCCGATCTCCCGCGCCCCGGCGCGCACCGCGTCCGCGTAGTGCGCCTGGGGGACGTCGTAGTGGTCGCGTTCGAAGGCGCGCGGCGGGCAGCCGATCGCGGCGGCGAAGGCGTGCAGCTCCTCGAACGACACATCGCTGACCAGGTGCGACCAGAGGCGGCCGTGTCCGGGCCAGGTGGGCGGGTCGATGTAGAGCGTCACCGCCGCAGCACCTCGCCCAGCGCCCCCACCGGCGCGACCGCCACGGCCGCCTTGGTGCAGACCCAGTGCGGGTCGGGCCCGAGCTCCGGCTCCACGTCCAGCGCGTGCGGCTCCTCCTCCGCCGAGCACGCTGGGCACAGCGGCCACCGCCCGTACCGCTCCAGCAGCGCGTCCTGCACGTCCTGGGCGACCAGCCCGGCCAGGAACTCCGCCCCCTCGGGCCACTGCTCCACCCACCAGCGGCGGTGCGTCACCGCGTCCTCGACCAGCGAGACGATGTCCGCCTCGGCGACGCCGCCCGCCGCCAGGTCGGCCATGACGAGCGCGCGGGCGGTGTGCAGGGCCTGCTCCAGGGGGTTCAACTCCATGCCCCCATTGT from Streptomyces sp. CA-278952 carries:
- a CDS encoding LamB/YcsF family protein, with amino-acid sequence MDLNADLGEGFGHWTLTDDDALLACVTSANVACGFHAGDASVMRRVCDAASAGGVRIGAQVSYRDLAGFGRRSMDVPPAELTAEIAYQIGALRVFAEAAGSTVSYVKPHGALYNRAVWDDDQAAAVVAGVRLAGGDLAVLGLPGSRLLDRAAEAGLPAVQEAFADRAYTPRGTLVPRGEPGAVVHDPDDVVRRSVGMAVERAVTGVDGTRIPVAARSLCVHGDTPGAAALARRVRAALEEAGVEVRAFT
- a CDS encoding HD domain-containing protein, with translation MTDSPRPHDSPSRDADPGGTGLDKASSHDARLRARWRDTLLAARAGADGPDPLPYAENLLARWAEPQRRYHTTAHLAAVLDGIDTLAGHADDVHAVRLAAWFHDAVYRPDRTENEERSAALAERALSEAGVPEAVVAEVARLVRLTVTHDPVDGDRNGEALCDADLAVLAGGPQEYGAYAARVREEYGFVPDGAFREGRAAVLRQLLDLPRLFRTPHGAAEWEARARHNLATELDLLTSSGAG
- a CDS encoding outer membrane protein assembly factor BamB family protein, which gives rise to MSKGLGTTVGRSSRRRVLRLAGGGITMAALGAGLTGCEDELATGGEDSTPPPSASPEDGKAPEDGKAPEPLWTKSTSAQTYGDNDELVAVDGVVIASGDPLTAFDSATGEERWSLPGGAVPGAPLLLGDGTLYLESGKYDGSVAGYVPGSGKEAWRSRLGKEYRQPRPVAVDAEQVYVIAEILEADGSSRTNVIAALNSGTGKVAWKEQRDLGTQQNGVHAAVQGRYLVYTDFKNNLTVRDTATGKQVWTQKTTKTSYGPFVVHQDLVIVPQGQRLQAFALSDGSEKWSVRAEEFTTFREPTLLEDVLYIADSGRTLWAVEPGTGKKVWQSTALKDAGGQVPRQFVKVGGTLYGATDLDKQGGVHAFDAKAGGLRWTFNDKSGDYHAWLVATDGKRVFALHGKKLHALPA
- a CDS encoding Cmx/CmrA family chloramphenicol efflux MFS transporter gives rise to the protein MPLAVYILGLSVFALGTSEFMLSGLLPPIADDMNVSIPQAGLLISAFAIGMVVGAPLLAVATLRLPRRTTLIALISVFGLGQIAGALAPTYEILFVSRVLSALACAGFWAVGAAVAIAMVPVNSRARAMAVMIGGLSVANVLGVPLGAFLGEHFGWRSAFWAVGAASAVALVGVATRIPHIPLPEKKPELKRELAIYRDRQVWLAIVITALAAGGVFCAFSYLAPLLTDVAGLDSGWVPWILGLFGAGALIGTVIGGRVADAHLFGVLLSGITASTVFLVALALFASSQVAVIALAFLLGLSAFFTAPALNARMFNVAGAAPTLAGATTTAAFNLGNTSGPWLGGTVIDLDFGFASTAWAGAAMTALALAAVGVALRLQRGGGESGGSRSRLIAKGAAAREADVPKDGRPAPAAPSASSVPHPSGA
- a CDS encoding DUF4031 domain-containing protein, producing MTLYIDPPTWPGHGRLWSHLVSDVSFEELHAFAAAIGCPPRAFERDHYDVPQAHYADAVRAGAREIGSKELVRRLTDAGLRRPKGRPAPGGRP